One region of Trichosurus vulpecula isolate mTriVul1 chromosome 1, mTriVul1.pri, whole genome shotgun sequence genomic DNA includes:
- the F2R gene encoding proteinase-activated receptor 1, whose translation MGLRLLLLACLGFNLFGFLLCTRTPAHPLDSKENNDTVGPRTFLFRNTPRDYESFASWEDDEETIPENTPASINKTSRIQKPQPKHLSEDASRYLTGPWLTLFVPSVYTVVFVISLPLNIIAIIVFLVKMKIKKPAVVYMLHLATADVLFASVLPFKIAYYFSGSNWAFGSEMCRFVTAAFYCNMYASIMLMTAISVDRFLAVVYPIESLSWRTLGRASFVCLVIWSIAIGGIVPLVVKEQTKEIPGLNITTCHDVLNQDLLEGYFVHYFLAFSSVFFCVPLIISTVCYVSIIRCLSSSSIANQSKKTRALLLSAAVFCIFIICFGPTNVFLITHYSSLIYSSTTEKIYFIYLLCVCVSSISCCIDPLIYYYASSDCQRYLRSLLCCRDSSDPGSFNSSGQLMTRASKMDTCSTNMSNSIYKKLLT comes from the exons ATGGGGCTGCGTCTCCTCCTGCTCGCCTGCTTGGGATTCAACTTGTTCGGCTTCCTGCTGTGCACCCGGACCCCAGCGCATCCTCTGG acTCTAAGGAAAATAATGATACTGTGGGCCCAAGGACATTTCTATTCAGGAATACCCCAAGAGATTATGAATCATTTGCATCCTGGGAGGATGATGAAGAAACCATTCCCGAAAACACACCAGCCTCCATCAATAAGACAAGTCGTATTCAAAAGCCACAACCCAAACATCTGTCTGAAGATGCTTCCAGATACCTGACTGGTCCCTGGTTGACTCTCTTTGTTCCTTCAGTTTATACTGTAGTATTTGTGATAAGTCTGCCTTTAAATATCATCGCAATCATTGTGTTCCTTGTGAAGATGAAGATCAAGAAACCAGCTGTTGTATACATGCTACATCTGGCTACTGCAGATGTTCTCTTTGCAAGTGTGCTGCCCTTTAAAATAGCCTACTACTTTTCTGGAAGTAACTGGGCATTTGGGTCTGAAATGTGTCGCTTTGTCACCGCAGCTTTCTACTGTAACATGTACGCTTCGATAATGCTGATGACAGCCATAAGTGTGGATCGTTTCTTGGCTGTGGTCTATCCAATCGAGTCTCTCTCCTGGCGAACCCTGGGGCGTGCTTCATTTGTTTGTCTGGTGATATGGAGTATTGCCATAGGTGGGATTGTTCCTCTTGTTGTCAAAGAACAAACTAAAGAAATCCCTGGGCTAAATATAACCACCTGCCATGATGTCTTAAACCAAGATCTACTTGAAGGGTATTTTGTTCATTACTTCCTGGctttctcttcagttttcttttgtgtacCATTAATCATTTCCACAGTCTGTTATGTGTCAATTATCCGGTGTCTCAGCTCTTCTTCCATTGCCAACCAGAGCAAAAAGACCCGAGCCTTACTCTTGTCTGCAGCTGTGTTCTGTATCTTCATCATTTGCTTTGGACCCACAAATGTCTTTCTGATCACCCATTACTCCTCCCTTATTTATAGCAGCACAACTGAGAAAATCTACTTTATCTaccttctctgtgtgtgtgtcagcAGCATAAGTTGTTGCATTGACCCCCTGATTTATTATTATGCTTCTTCTGATTGCCAGAGATATCTCCGAAGTCTCTTATGCTGCAGAGACAGTTCTGATCCCGGCAGTTTCAACAGCAGTGGCCAGTTAATGACTAGAGCTAGTAAAATGGATACTTGTTCCACTAACATGAGTAACAGCATATACAAAAAGCTGTTAACTTAG